The proteins below are encoded in one region of Brassica napus cultivar Da-Ae chromosome A6, Da-Ae, whole genome shotgun sequence:
- the LOC106346773 gene encoding dihomomethionine N-hydroxylase-like — protein MTMMMSLTTSLPYPFQILLVFILSMASISLLGRILSRPTKTKDRSRQLPPGPPGWPILGNLPELMMTRPRHKYIDIALKGQNPEIACFNFAGTHAIVINSDEIAREALKERDADFADRPNLFNMRTIGGNHKSMGNSPYGEQFMKMKRVITTEIMSVKTLNMLVAARTVEADNLLAYLLSMYKRSETADVREFSRVYGYAVTMRLLFGRRHITKENVFSDEGRLGQAEKDHLDAIFETLNCLPSFSPADYLEKWFRGWNIDGQEERVVMYCNKVRSYNNPIIDERVELWREKGGKAAVEDWIDTFITLKDENGKYYITPDEVKAQCVEFCIAAIDNPANNMEWTLAEMLKNPEILKKALKELDEVVGRDRLVQESDIPNLNYLKACCRETFRIHPSAHYVPTHVARQDTTLGGYFIPKGSHIHVGRPGIGRSSKVWKDPLVYKPERHLEGDGISKELSLVESELRFVSFGTGRRGCVGVKVGTIMMVIMLARFLQAFNWKLHPGYGPLSLEEDDALLMAKPLLLSVEPRLAPNLYPKFCP, from the exons ATGACAATGATGATGAGCCTTACAACATCATTACCATACCCTTTTCAAATCCTACTAGTCTTTATCTTGTCCATGGCATCAATCAGTTTGCTTGGCCGAATACTATCAAGACCCACAAAAACCAAAGACCGGTCTCGTCAGCTTCCTCCTGGACCACCAGGATGGCCCATCCTCGGCAATTTGCCCGAACTAATGATGACTCGTCCTAGGCACAAATATATCGACATCGCCTTGAAAGGGCAAAACCCGGAGATCGCATGTTTCAACTTCGCCGGAACACACGCCATCGTCATAAACTCTGACGAGATCGCTCGAGAAGCGCTTAAAGAGCGAGACGCCGACTTCGCAGACCGGCCAAATCTTTTCAACATGAGAACCATCGGAGGCAATCACAAATCAATGGGGAACTCACCCTACGGTGAACAGTTCATGAAGATGAAAAGAGTGATCACTACGGAGATTATGTCCGTTAAAACATTAAACATGTTAGTAGCTGCGAGAACTGTTGAAGCGGACAACCTCCTTGCTTACCTTCTCTCCATGTACAAACGGTCTGAGACTGCTGACGTTAGAGAGTTCTCGAGGGTTTATGGTTACGCTGTGACCATGAGATTGTTGTTTGGAAGGAGACATATCACGAAAGAAAATGTTTTCTCCGACGAGGGAAGGTTAGGACAAGCGGAGAAAGATCATCTTGATGCGATTTTCGAAACCTTAAACTGTTTGCCGAGTTTCTCTCCGGCGGATTACTTGGAAAAATGGTTTAGAGGTTGGAACATTGATGGTCAAGAGGAGAGGGTGGTAATGTACTGTAATAAAGTTCGCAGTTACAACAATCCGATCATTGACGAGAGGGTGGAGCTATGGAGGGAAAAAGGTGGGAAAGCAGCTGTTGAAGATTGGATTGATACTTTCATTACGCTAAAAGATGAAAATGGAAAGTATTATATCACGCCGGATGAGGTCAAAGCTCAATGCGTT GAGTTTTGTATAGCAGCGATCGATAATCCGGCAAATAACATGGAATGGACACTTGCGGAAATGTTAAAAAACCCGGAGATTCTCAAAAAAGCTTTGAAGGAGTTAGACGAAGTGGTGGGAAGAGACAGGCTTGTTCAGGAATCTGACATACCAAATCTAAACTACTTAAAAGCTTGTTGCAGAGAAACATTCAGGATTCACCCTAGTGCTCATTATGTCCCTACACATGTGGCTCGTCAAGATACCACCCTCGGGGGTTATTTCATTCCCAAAG GTAGCCACATTCATGTAGGGCGTCCAGGAATAGGCCGGAGCTCCAAAGTATGGAAAGATCCATTGGTATACAAACCAGAGCGTCACCTCGAAGGAGATGGAATCTCGAAGGAGCTTTCTCTGGTCGAAAGTGAATTGCGTTTCGTGTCGTTTGGTACCGGTCGGCGTGGCTGCGTCGGTGTCAAAGTCGGGACGATCATGATGGTTATAATGTTGGCTAGGTTTCTTCAAGCGTTTAACTGGAAACTCCATCCTGGTTACGGACCGTTAAGTCTAGAGGAAGATGATGCATTGCTTATGGCTAAACCTCTTCTCTTGTCCGTTGAGCCACGCTTGGCACCCAACCTTTATCCAAAATTCTGCCcttga
- the LOC106346770 gene encoding mediator of RNA polymerase II transcription subunit 22b-like, with the protein MMMKNKAGGAGGGMSGSGEGAGPTAAAAAAALQKQKALLQRVETDITSVVDNFTQIVNVARVSDLPVKNSQEAYMMEMRASKMVQAADSILKLVSELKQTAIFSGFASLNDHVEQRIAEFDQEAEKTNRLLARIGDDASASLKELEAHYYSSSQRLTPDV; encoded by the exons ATGATGATGAAGAACAAAGCCGGTGGTGCCGGTGGCGGTATGTCCGGATCCGGTGAAGGAGCCGGACCAACGGCCGCAGCAGCTGCAGCAGCATTACAGAAGCAAAAGGCGTTATTACAGAGAGTAGAGACTGACATCACATCTGTCGTCGATAACTTCACCCAAATCGTTAATGTCGCGAGG GTGAGCGATCTTCCGGTGAAGAACTCGCAAGAAGCATACATGATGGAGATGCGAGCTTCTAAAATG GTTCAAGCAGCTGATTCTATTTTGAAGCTCGTATCGGAGCTGAAGCAAACAGCGATCTTCTCTGGATTTGCATCACTTAACGACCATGTCGAGCAAAGGATCGCAGAGTTTGATCAAGAGGCAGAGAAGACTAATCGACTGTTGGCTAGAATAGGGGATGATGCATCAGCGAGTCTTAAAGAGCTCGAGGCGCACTATTACTCTTCTTCTCAGAGGTTGACTCCAGACGTTTAA
- the LOC111197983 gene encoding serine/threonine-protein kinase RHS3-like, whose amino-acid sequence MLLKPGSKVVSPKKSLHRDSASTSQQPSSKDVEKQFDQKTKKVEGYLIKTESSLTINLNTRLVHSTMSSRSNSMESTSSNKPHTGGDIRWDAVNYLKARGVKLGISDFRVLKRLGYGDIGSVYLVELKGAHKTTYFAMKVMDRASLVSRNKLLRAQTEREILSQLDHPFLPTLYSHFETDKFYCLVMEFCSGGNLYSLRQKQPNKCFTEEAARFFASEVLLALEYLHMLGIVYRDLKPENVLVRDDGHIMLSDFDLSLRCSVNPTLVKSPSVHVSSGSKTTTGIINDDAAVQGCYQPSTFFLRILHSSKKNRKSKSDIGEGSLPELMAEPANVKSMSFVGTHEYLAPEIIRNEGHGSAVDWWTFGIFIYELLHGATPFKGQGNKATLYNVIGQPLRFPENSQVSSTAKDLIKGLLVKEPQKRIAYKRGATEIKQHPFFEGVNWALIRGQTPPHVPEPVDFSCYERKEKEKEKEFLPVLAAAVADGGKEKKVCDKGTRGGSDPDYIDFEYF is encoded by the exons ATGTTACTGAAGCCCGGAAGCAAGGTTGTCTCGCCGAAG AAGAGTCTTCATCGTGACTCGGCCTCAACATCTCAACAACCATCTAGCAAAGATGTGGAGAAACAATTTGATCAAAAGACAAAGAAGGTTGAGGGATATCTAATAAAAACAGAGTCGTCTCTCACCATCAATCTGAATACCCGTCTTGTACACAGTACCATGAGCTCACGAAGCAATAGCATGGAAAGCACATCATCCAACAAGCCTCACACAGGAGGAGATATCAGGTGGGACGCGGTGAACTATCTGAAAGCCAGAGGAGTCAAGCTCGGTATCAGCGATTTCCGCGTCTTGAAACGGCTAGGTTACGGAGATATAGGAAGTGTTTATCTCGTTGAGCTCAAAGGAGCACACAAGACGACGTACTTCGCGATGAAAGTGATGGATAGGGCTTCTCTTGTGAGCAGGAACAAGCTGTTGAGAGCTCAGACGGAGAGAGAGATTCTGTCTCAGCTTGATCATCCTTTCTTGCCTACTCTTTACTCTCACTTCGAGACTGATAAGTTCTATTGCTTGGTCATGGAGTTTTGTAGCGGAGGCAATCTTTATTCCTTGAGGCAGAAGCAACCTAACAAGTGTTTCACAGAAGAAGCTGCAAG GTTCTTTGCATCAGAAGTGCTACTAGCGTTAGAATACTTACACATGCTCGGAATCGTGTACCGAGACTTAAAGCCAGAGAACGTTCTGGTCCGAGACGACGGTCACATCATGCTCTCCGACTTCGACTTATCTCTCCGTTGCTCAGTCAACCCAACACTCGTCAAATCTCCCTCCGTCCACGTCAGCAGCGGCAGCAAAACTACCACCGGAATAATCAACGACGATGCGGCGGTCCAAGGATGTTACCAACCATCCACCTTCTTCCTGCGAATCCTCCACTCCTCCAAGAAGAACCGAAAGTCAAAATCCGACATCGGCGAGGGATCACTACCGGAACTCATGGCAGAGCCGGCGAACGTAAAGTCGATGTCTTTCGTCGGGACCCACGAGTACTTAGCGCCGGAGATTATACGCAACGAAGGCCACGGAAGCGCCGTGGACTGGTGGACGTTCGGGATCTTTATCTACGAGCTTCTCCACGGAGCGACGCCGTTTAAAGGGCAGGGGAACAAAGCGACGCTTTATAACGTGATAGGGCAGCCTCTGAGGTTCCCGGAGAATTCTCAGGTGAGTTCCACGGCGAAGGATTTGATCAAAGGTTTGCTGGTGAAAGAGCCGCAGAAGAGGATCGCGTATAAGAGAGGCGCGACGGAGATCAAGCAGCATCCGTTCTTTGAAGGTGTGAACTGGGCGTTGATCCGGGGACAGACCCCGCCGCATGTGCCGGAGCCGGTGGACTTTTCGTGTTACGAGaggaaagagaaggagaaggagaaggagtttTTGCCGGTGTTGGCGGCGGCGGTGGCGGACGGAGggaaggagaagaaggtgtGTGATAAAGGTACACGTGGTGGAAGTGATCCTGATTACATCGATTTTGAATATTTCTAG
- the LOC106346766 gene encoding thiosulfate/3-mercaptopyruvate sulfurtransferase 2-like isoform X1, with translation MASTLLSRTFLVAGRCVINPSLSSTLPQKSRGFATVLNKRAFSSQLRSAYSAPYVGRVMASSTGVGPKAGYATSSMSTKEPVVSVDWLHSNLREADIKVLDATWYMPHEQRNPIQEYQVAHIPGARFFDLDGISDRRTNLPHMLPSEEAFAAACSALGIENKDGVVVYDGKGLFSAARVWWMFRVFGHENVWVLDGGLPKWRASGYDVESSATSDAILKANAASEVVEKIYKGQSISPVTFKTKFQPHLVWTLDQVKENMENKTYQHIDARAKVRFDGTAPDLRKGIPSGHIPGSKCVHYPQMFDSSQILLPAEELKKRFEEEDISVDSPIMASCGSGVTACILALGLHRLGKTDVPIYDGSWTEWAMEPNMPKVGSSSA, from the exons ATGGCTTCGACCCTTCTGTCAAGAACTTTTTTGGTAGCTGGTCGCTGCGTGATTAATCCTTCTCTATCTTCTACTCTCCCGCAGAAGTCTCGTGGTTTCGCAACAGTTCTGAAT AAGAGAGCATTCAGCTCACAGTTACGCTCTGCCTATTCAGCTCCCTACGTTGGTCGAGTTATGGCTTCTTCTACTGGAGTTGGACCAAAAGCTGGTTACGCGACATCATCCATGTCTACCAAAGAACCAGTTGTTTCTGTTGATTGGCTCCACTCTAATCTCAGAGAGGCTGATATAAAG GTGTTGGATGCCACATGGTACATGCCACATGAGCAAAGAAACCCAATCCAAGAGTATCAA GTTGCTCATATTCCAGGTGCTCGCTTCTTTGATTTGGATGGAATATCAGATAGAAGAACTAAT TTACCACACATGCTACCGTCTGAGGAAGCTTTTGCTGCTGCTTGTTCTGCTCTTGGAATCGAGAACAAAGATGGAGTGGTTGTGTATGATGGAAAGGGCCTCTTTAGCGCAGCTCGTGTTTGGTG GATGTTTAGAGTCTTTGGACATGAAAATGTATGGGTACTTGATGGAGGCTTACCGAAATGGCGTGCTTCAGGCTATGACGTTGAATCTAGTGCTACAAGTGATGCCATTTTGAAAGCCAATGCAGCAAGTGAGGTTGTAGAGAAAATTTATAAAGGACAATCA ATTAGTCCAGTAACTTTCAAGACGAAGTTCCAGCCACATCTTGTATGGACACTTGATCAG GTCAAGGAAAATATGGAGAATAAGACTTATCAGCACATAGATGCACGTGCAAAAGTTAG ATTTGATGGTACTGCTCCAGATCTTCGCAAAGGAATACCAAGCGGTCATATACCCGGTAGCAAGTGTGTCCATTATCCCCAG ATGTTTGATTCTTCTCAAATACTGTTACCAGCTGAGGAGCTTAAGAAACGGTTTGAAGAAGAAG ACATTTCCGTGGACAGTCCAATCATGGCCTCATGTGGAAGCGGTGTAACAGCTTGTATTTTGGCATTG GGACTTCATCGTCTGGGAAAAACAGATGTGCCAATCTATGATGGATCTTGGACTGAATGGGCAATGGAACCAAACATGCCCAAGGTGGGTTCTTCATCAGCATGA
- the LOC106346766 gene encoding thiosulfate/3-mercaptopyruvate sulfurtransferase 1, mitochondrial-like isoform X2: protein MASSTGVGPKAGYATSSMSTKEPVVSVDWLHSNLREADIKVLDATWYMPHEQRNPIQEYQVAHIPGARFFDLDGISDRRTNLPHMLPSEEAFAAACSALGIENKDGVVVYDGKGLFSAARVWWMFRVFGHENVWVLDGGLPKWRASGYDVESSATSDAILKANAASEVVEKIYKGQSISPVTFKTKFQPHLVWTLDQVKENMENKTYQHIDARAKVRFDGTAPDLRKGIPSGHIPGSKCVHYPQMFDSSQILLPAEELKKRFEEEDISVDSPIMASCGSGVTACILALGLHRLGKTDVPIYDGSWTEWAMEPNMPKVGSSSA, encoded by the exons ATGGCTTCTTCTACTGGAGTTGGACCAAAAGCTGGTTACGCGACATCATCCATGTCTACCAAAGAACCAGTTGTTTCTGTTGATTGGCTCCACTCTAATCTCAGAGAGGCTGATATAAAG GTGTTGGATGCCACATGGTACATGCCACATGAGCAAAGAAACCCAATCCAAGAGTATCAA GTTGCTCATATTCCAGGTGCTCGCTTCTTTGATTTGGATGGAATATCAGATAGAAGAACTAAT TTACCACACATGCTACCGTCTGAGGAAGCTTTTGCTGCTGCTTGTTCTGCTCTTGGAATCGAGAACAAAGATGGAGTGGTTGTGTATGATGGAAAGGGCCTCTTTAGCGCAGCTCGTGTTTGGTG GATGTTTAGAGTCTTTGGACATGAAAATGTATGGGTACTTGATGGAGGCTTACCGAAATGGCGTGCTTCAGGCTATGACGTTGAATCTAGTGCTACAAGTGATGCCATTTTGAAAGCCAATGCAGCAAGTGAGGTTGTAGAGAAAATTTATAAAGGACAATCA ATTAGTCCAGTAACTTTCAAGACGAAGTTCCAGCCACATCTTGTATGGACACTTGATCAG GTCAAGGAAAATATGGAGAATAAGACTTATCAGCACATAGATGCACGTGCAAAAGTTAG ATTTGATGGTACTGCTCCAGATCTTCGCAAAGGAATACCAAGCGGTCATATACCCGGTAGCAAGTGTGTCCATTATCCCCAG ATGTTTGATTCTTCTCAAATACTGTTACCAGCTGAGGAGCTTAAGAAACGGTTTGAAGAAGAAG ACATTTCCGTGGACAGTCCAATCATGGCCTCATGTGGAAGCGGTGTAACAGCTTGTATTTTGGCATTG GGACTTCATCGTCTGGGAAAAACAGATGTGCCAATCTATGATGGATCTTGGACTGAATGGGCAATGGAACCAAACATGCCCAAGGTGGGTTCTTCATCAGCATGA
- the LOC106346766 gene encoding thiosulfate/3-mercaptopyruvate sulfurtransferase 1, mitochondrial-like isoform X3: MPHGTCHMSKETQSKSIKLLIFQVLASLIWMEYQIEELIYHTCYRLRKLLLLLVLLLESRTKMEWLCMMERASLAQLVFGGGMFRVFGHENVWVLDGGLPKWRASGYDVESSATSDAILKANAASEVVEKIYKGQSISPVTFKTKFQPHLVWTLDQVKENMENKTYQHIDARAKVRFDGTAPDLRKGIPSGHIPGSKCVHYPQMFDSSQILLPAEELKKRFEEEDISVDSPIMASCGSGVTACILALGLHRLGKTDVPIYDGSWTEWAMEPNMPKVGSSSA; the protein is encoded by the exons ATGCCACATGGTACATGCCACATGAGCAAAGAAACCCAATCCAAGAGTATCAA GTTGCTCATATTCCAGGTGCTCGCTTCTTTGATTTGGATGGAATATCAGATAGAAGAACTAAT TTACCACACATGCTACCGTCTGAGGAAGCTTTTGCTGCTGCTTGTTCTGCTCTTGGAATCGAGAACAAAGATGGAGTGGTTGTGTATGATGGAAAGGGCCTCTTTAGCGCAGCTCGTGTTTGGTGGTGG GATGTTTAGAGTCTTTGGACATGAAAATGTATGGGTACTTGATGGAGGCTTACCGAAATGGCGTGCTTCAGGCTATGACGTTGAATCTAGTGCTACAAGTGATGCCATTTTGAAAGCCAATGCAGCAAGTGAGGTTGTAGAGAAAATTTATAAAGGACAATCA ATTAGTCCAGTAACTTTCAAGACGAAGTTCCAGCCACATCTTGTATGGACACTTGATCAG GTCAAGGAAAATATGGAGAATAAGACTTATCAGCACATAGATGCACGTGCAAAAGTTAG ATTTGATGGTACTGCTCCAGATCTTCGCAAAGGAATACCAAGCGGTCATATACCCGGTAGCAAGTGTGTCCATTATCCCCAG ATGTTTGATTCTTCTCAAATACTGTTACCAGCTGAGGAGCTTAAGAAACGGTTTGAAGAAGAAG ACATTTCCGTGGACAGTCCAATCATGGCCTCATGTGGAAGCGGTGTAACAGCTTGTATTTTGGCATTG GGACTTCATCGTCTGGGAAAAACAGATGTGCCAATCTATGATGGATCTTGGACTGAATGGGCAATGGAACCAAACATGCCCAAGGTGGGTTCTTCATCAGCATGA